A stretch of the Calypte anna isolate BGI_N300 chromosome 5, bCalAnn1_v1.p, whole genome shotgun sequence genome encodes the following:
- the CPT1A gene encoding carnitine O-palmitoyltransferase 1, liver isoform isoform X1, with the protein MAEAHQAVAFQFTVTPDGIDLRMSHEALRQIYLSGVHSWKKKFIRFKNGIITGVYPASPSSWLIVVVGVMSTMYAKIDPSLGLIAKINRTLDTTGYMSNQTQNIVSGILFGTGLWVALIVTMRYSLKMLLSYHGWIFTEHGKVSAGTKIWMTLVKLFSGRKPMLYSFQTSLPRLPVPAVKDTVNRYLESVRPLMGDEEFKRMEALAQDFAFNLGPRLQWYLKLKSWWATNYVSDWWEEYIYLRGRGPIMVNSNYFAMDFLYLSPTTLQAARAGNVIHAILLYRKKLDRQEIKPILLLGSTVPLCSAQWERMFNTSRIPGVESDTLQHVKDSKHIVVYHKGRYFKVWLYHDGRLLRPREIEQQMQRILDDDSEPQAGEEKLAAFTAGDRVPWAKARQTYFSRGKNKQSLDAIEKAAFFVTLDDAEQGYRKEDPVRSLDAYAKSLMHGRCYDRWFDKTFTLIVFKNGKMGMNAEHSWADAPILGHLWENVMATEYLDLGYSEDGHCKGDTNKNIPIPTKLQWEIPEECQEMIERSLSTAVALADDVDFHSFFFDAFGKGLIKKAKTSPDAFVQLSLQLAHYRDMGKFSLTYEASMTRLFREGRTETVRSCTVESCRFVQAMEDPAESNENKLKFFRLAAAKHQHLYRLAMIGSGIDRHLFCLYVVSKYLAVDSPFLKEVLSEPWRLSTSQTPQQHIDLKKNPEMLSCGGGFGPVADDGYGVSYIILGENAIHFHVSSKISCSETDSHRFGKNIQKAMIDIVGLFNLTKNINK; encoded by the exons ATGGCAGAAGCTCATCAAGCAGTAGCTTTCCAATTTACAGTAACTCCAGATGGGATTGACCTGCGTATGAGCCATGAAGCTCTCAGACAGATTTACCTCTCTGGTGTCCATTCGTGGAAGAAAAAGTTCATCAGATTCAAG AATGGAATTATCACTGGCGTTTATCCTGCTAGCCCCTCTAGCTGGCTTATTGTAGTTGTGGGTGTGATGTCAACAATGTATGCCAAAATTGATCCTTCTTTAGGACTAATAGCTAAAATCAACCGCACACTTGATACAAC tgGCTATATGTCAAACCAAACCCAGAACATTGTGAGTGGAATACTTTTTGGCACAGGGCTTTGGGTTGCCCTCATTGTCACCATGCGCTACTCccttaaaatgctgctttcctaCCATGGTTGGATTTTCACTGAACATGGCAAAGTTTCTGCAGGCACCAAGATTTGGATG aCACTTGTAAAACTCTTCTCAGGACGCAAACCCATGTTGTACAGTTTCCAGACATCTCTACCACGACTACCAGTTCCAGCTGTTAAAGACACAGTCAATAGG TACCTGGAATCTGTTCGGCCACTCATGGGTGATGAAGAGTTCAAAAGAATGGAGGCTCTAGCTCAAGATTTTGCATTCAATTTGGGACCAAGGCTTCAGTGGTATTTGAAGCTAAAATCCTGGTGGGCCACTAATTAT GTTAGTGACTGGTGGGAAGAGTATATCTACCTCAGAGGACGTGGACCTATTATGGTTAATAGTAACTACTTTGCAATG GACTTCCTTTATTTATCTCCCACAACCCTGCAGGCAGCTAGAGCTGGTAATGTTATCCATGCCATCCTGCTCTATAGGAAAAAACTGGACAGACAAGAAATCAAGCCA ATTCTTCTGCTGGGATCTACTGTTCCACTCTGCTCAGCTCAGTGGGAGAGGATGTTTAATACCTCCCGAATCCCAGGAGTGGAATCAG ATACTCTCCAGCATGTGAAAGACAGCAAGCACATCGTTGTGTATCACAAGGGCCGTTACTTCAAAGTGTGGCTGTATCATGATGGGAGACTCCTGAGACCCCGAGAAAttgagcagcagatgcagagaaTCCTGGATGATGATTCAGAGCCTCAGGCTGGTGAAGAGAAACTAGCAGCTTTTACTGCAGGAGATAG AGTACCCTGGGCTAAAGCTCGTCAGACTTACTTCAGCCGTGGAAAGAACAAACAGTCCTTGGATGCTAttgaaaaagcagcattttttgtGACATTGGATGACGCTGAGCAAGGGTACAGGAAAGAAGATCCAGTGAGGTCACTGGATGCATATGCAAAATCCTTAATGCATGGCAGATGTTATGACAG aTGGTTTGATAAAACATTCACTCTTATAGTATTCAAAAATGGCAAAATGGGCATGAATGCAGAACACTCTTGGGCAGATGCTCCTATTCTTGGACACCTGTGGGAG AATGTCATGGCAACTGAGTATCTTGACCTGGGCTATTCAGAAGATGGGCATTGCAAAGGAGATaccaataaaaatattcctattCCTACAAAACTGCAGTGGGAAATTCCAGAAGAA TGCCAAGAAATGATTGAGAGGTCTCTGAGCACTGCTGTAGCTTTGGCAGACGATGTggattttcattcctttttctttgatgCTTTTGGGAAGGGACtaataaagaaagcaaaaaccaGCCCTGATGCCTTTGTGCAGCTTTCCCTGCAACTCGCTCACTATCGG gaCATGggaaaattttctttaacaTATGAAGCCTCTATGACACGTTTGTTCAGAGAAGGCAGGACTGAAACTGTTCGTTCGTGTACTGTGGAGTCATGTAGATTTGTTCAGGCCATGGAAGACCCAGCTGAAAGT aATGAAAACAAGCTCAAGTTCTTTAGGCTTGCAGCTGCCAAACACCAGCACTTGTATCGCCTGGCTATGATTGGTTCTGGCATTGACCGCCATCTCTTCTGCCTTTATGTGGTGTCCAAGTACCTGGCTGTAGATTCTCCTTTCCTGAAGGAA GTTTTGTCAGAGCCCTGGAGGCTGTCAACAAGTCAGACACCCCAGCAACACATTGATCTAAAGAAGAACCCTGAAATGTTATCCTGTGGTGGAGGATTTGGACCG GTGGCTGATGATGGTTATGGTGTTTCTTACATAATCTTGGGTGAAAATGCCATCCATTTCCATGTGTCCAGCAAAATATCTTGTTCTGAGACG gattctCATCGGTTTGGAAAAAACATCCAGAAAGCAATGATTGACATCGTGGGTTTATTTAACCTTACTAAAAACATTAACAAGTGA
- the CPT1A gene encoding carnitine O-palmitoyltransferase 1, liver isoform isoform X2, giving the protein MAEAHQAVAFQFTVTPDGIDLRMSHEALRQIYLSGVHSWKKKFIRFKNGIITGVYPASPSSWLIVVVGVMSTMYAKIDPSLGLIAKINRTLDTTGYMSNQTQNIVSGILFGTGLWVALIVTMRYSLKMLLSYHGWIFTEHGKVSAGTKIWMTLVKLFSGRKPMLYSFQTSLPRLPVPAVKDTVNRYLESVRPLMGDEEFKRMEALAQDFAFNLGPRLQWYLKLKSWWATNYVSDWWEEYIYLRGRGPIMVNSNYFAMAARAGNVIHAILLYRKKLDRQEIKPILLLGSTVPLCSAQWERMFNTSRIPGVESDTLQHVKDSKHIVVYHKGRYFKVWLYHDGRLLRPREIEQQMQRILDDDSEPQAGEEKLAAFTAGDRVPWAKARQTYFSRGKNKQSLDAIEKAAFFVTLDDAEQGYRKEDPVRSLDAYAKSLMHGRCYDRWFDKTFTLIVFKNGKMGMNAEHSWADAPILGHLWENVMATEYLDLGYSEDGHCKGDTNKNIPIPTKLQWEIPEECQEMIERSLSTAVALADDVDFHSFFFDAFGKGLIKKAKTSPDAFVQLSLQLAHYRDMGKFSLTYEASMTRLFREGRTETVRSCTVESCRFVQAMEDPAESNENKLKFFRLAAAKHQHLYRLAMIGSGIDRHLFCLYVVSKYLAVDSPFLKEVLSEPWRLSTSQTPQQHIDLKKNPEMLSCGGGFGPVADDGYGVSYIILGENAIHFHVSSKISCSETDSHRFGKNIQKAMIDIVGLFNLTKNINK; this is encoded by the exons ATGGCAGAAGCTCATCAAGCAGTAGCTTTCCAATTTACAGTAACTCCAGATGGGATTGACCTGCGTATGAGCCATGAAGCTCTCAGACAGATTTACCTCTCTGGTGTCCATTCGTGGAAGAAAAAGTTCATCAGATTCAAG AATGGAATTATCACTGGCGTTTATCCTGCTAGCCCCTCTAGCTGGCTTATTGTAGTTGTGGGTGTGATGTCAACAATGTATGCCAAAATTGATCCTTCTTTAGGACTAATAGCTAAAATCAACCGCACACTTGATACAAC tgGCTATATGTCAAACCAAACCCAGAACATTGTGAGTGGAATACTTTTTGGCACAGGGCTTTGGGTTGCCCTCATTGTCACCATGCGCTACTCccttaaaatgctgctttcctaCCATGGTTGGATTTTCACTGAACATGGCAAAGTTTCTGCAGGCACCAAGATTTGGATG aCACTTGTAAAACTCTTCTCAGGACGCAAACCCATGTTGTACAGTTTCCAGACATCTCTACCACGACTACCAGTTCCAGCTGTTAAAGACACAGTCAATAGG TACCTGGAATCTGTTCGGCCACTCATGGGTGATGAAGAGTTCAAAAGAATGGAGGCTCTAGCTCAAGATTTTGCATTCAATTTGGGACCAAGGCTTCAGTGGTATTTGAAGCTAAAATCCTGGTGGGCCACTAATTAT GTTAGTGACTGGTGGGAAGAGTATATCTACCTCAGAGGACGTGGACCTATTATGGTTAATAGTAACTACTTTGCAATG GCAGCTAGAGCTGGTAATGTTATCCATGCCATCCTGCTCTATAGGAAAAAACTGGACAGACAAGAAATCAAGCCA ATTCTTCTGCTGGGATCTACTGTTCCACTCTGCTCAGCTCAGTGGGAGAGGATGTTTAATACCTCCCGAATCCCAGGAGTGGAATCAG ATACTCTCCAGCATGTGAAAGACAGCAAGCACATCGTTGTGTATCACAAGGGCCGTTACTTCAAAGTGTGGCTGTATCATGATGGGAGACTCCTGAGACCCCGAGAAAttgagcagcagatgcagagaaTCCTGGATGATGATTCAGAGCCTCAGGCTGGTGAAGAGAAACTAGCAGCTTTTACTGCAGGAGATAG AGTACCCTGGGCTAAAGCTCGTCAGACTTACTTCAGCCGTGGAAAGAACAAACAGTCCTTGGATGCTAttgaaaaagcagcattttttgtGACATTGGATGACGCTGAGCAAGGGTACAGGAAAGAAGATCCAGTGAGGTCACTGGATGCATATGCAAAATCCTTAATGCATGGCAGATGTTATGACAG aTGGTTTGATAAAACATTCACTCTTATAGTATTCAAAAATGGCAAAATGGGCATGAATGCAGAACACTCTTGGGCAGATGCTCCTATTCTTGGACACCTGTGGGAG AATGTCATGGCAACTGAGTATCTTGACCTGGGCTATTCAGAAGATGGGCATTGCAAAGGAGATaccaataaaaatattcctattCCTACAAAACTGCAGTGGGAAATTCCAGAAGAA TGCCAAGAAATGATTGAGAGGTCTCTGAGCACTGCTGTAGCTTTGGCAGACGATGTggattttcattcctttttctttgatgCTTTTGGGAAGGGACtaataaagaaagcaaaaaccaGCCCTGATGCCTTTGTGCAGCTTTCCCTGCAACTCGCTCACTATCGG gaCATGggaaaattttctttaacaTATGAAGCCTCTATGACACGTTTGTTCAGAGAAGGCAGGACTGAAACTGTTCGTTCGTGTACTGTGGAGTCATGTAGATTTGTTCAGGCCATGGAAGACCCAGCTGAAAGT aATGAAAACAAGCTCAAGTTCTTTAGGCTTGCAGCTGCCAAACACCAGCACTTGTATCGCCTGGCTATGATTGGTTCTGGCATTGACCGCCATCTCTTCTGCCTTTATGTGGTGTCCAAGTACCTGGCTGTAGATTCTCCTTTCCTGAAGGAA GTTTTGTCAGAGCCCTGGAGGCTGTCAACAAGTCAGACACCCCAGCAACACATTGATCTAAAGAAGAACCCTGAAATGTTATCCTGTGGTGGAGGATTTGGACCG GTGGCTGATGATGGTTATGGTGTTTCTTACATAATCTTGGGTGAAAATGCCATCCATTTCCATGTGTCCAGCAAAATATCTTGTTCTGAGACG gattctCATCGGTTTGGAAAAAACATCCAGAAAGCAATGATTGACATCGTGGGTTTATTTAACCTTACTAAAAACATTAACAAGTGA